The nucleotide window GCGTGTTGTGGGAGAATACACTGATGCCCTGGTTATCCGCCATAATATGGAAGGCACTGCCCGTTATGTTGCAGAAATGGTGGATGTTCCTGTAATTAACGCTGGTGATGGAGCTGGACAGCACCCCACCCAGACACTCCTAGATCTATACACCATGAAACGTATTCTGGGTGATATTGGAGAGTTACATGTGGCACTAGTGGGTGATCTTAAATATGGGAGAACAGTACACTCCCTTTCATATGCTCTGACCATGTTTGGTGCTAAAATGAGCTTTGTATCACCACCTGAACTTAAAATGCCCAGGGAAATCCTCCATGACCTGTCAGCAGCTGGAGTTAGTGTTCAAGAAACAGAAGACATTCGAGATGTTCTCAGCAATGCTGATGTTTTATACGTGACCCGGATCCAGAAAGAAAGATTCCCCGACCCCCAAGAATATTTAAAAATCAAAGGAGCCTATACCATTGACTCACAACTTCTTAATGGAAGTGAAGCAATAGTGATGCACCCCTTACCAAGGGTGGATGAAATATCCCATGACGTGGATAACACTCCCTATGGAAGATATTTC belongs to Methanobacterium sp. Maddingley MBC34 and includes:
- a CDS encoding aspartate carbamoyltransferase (PFAM: Aspartate/ornithine carbamoyltransferase, carbamoyl-P binding domain; Aspartate/ornithine carbamoyltransferase, Asp/Orn binding domain~TIGRFAM: aspartate carbamoyltransferase_SP); translation: MVKTMGFNLKNIISIKDFSKQDIEYILKLAEEMEPIARSQEKSSVLSGSILGMLFYEASTRTRLSFETAMKRLGGSTVGFAEAGSSSVTKGENLTDTVRVVGEYTDALVIRHNMEGTARYVAEMVDVPVINAGDGAGQHPTQTLLDLYTMKRILGDIGELHVALVGDLKYGRTVHSLSYALTMFGAKMSFVSPPELKMPREILHDLSAAGVSVQETEDIRDVLSNADVLYVTRIQKERFPDPQEYLKIKGAYTIDSQLLNGSEAIVMHPLPRVDEISHDVDNTPYGRYFQQAFYGVPVRMAILKSMIK